The proteins below come from a single Rhinolophus ferrumequinum isolate MPI-CBG mRhiFer1 chromosome 8, mRhiFer1_v1.p, whole genome shotgun sequence genomic window:
- the GPR55 gene encoding G-protein coupled receptor 55, which produces MSQPNNSEDCSFQDVDKLMKTVQLVVHIPTFLLGLLLNLLAIRGFHAFLKKKWSEYSATSIYMINLAIFDLLLVLSLPFKTVLSHGRNPFPSLCTLAECLYFISMYGSVFMICFISLDRFLAIQYPFLVKHCRSPRKIFGICCTIWVLVWAGSIPIYNFHGKEGKSTCFHNMSDGTWSAGVILPLQVFGFLLPLSVMGFCSSRSIFILVSRRNHTRDWVQERACIWTIASNLAVFVASFLPVHLGFFLQFLVRNGFIEDCRAKQNISLFLQLSMCFSNINCCLDVFCYYFVIKEFRMGLMASQRSRGSLVPQDTTIDHQGLREENPDQKKETPIPNSSSRCPVPGF; this is translated from the coding sequence ATGAGCCAGCCAAACAACAGTGAGGACTGCTCCTTCCAAGATGTGGACAAGCTGATGAAAACCGTGCAGCTGGTGGTCCATATCCCCACCTTCCTCCTGGGCCTCCTGCTCAACCTCCTGGCCATCCGAGGCTTCCATGCCTTCCTGAAGAAGAAGTGGTCGGAGTATTCTGCCACGTCCATCTACATGATCAACCTGGCCATCTTTGACCTGCTGCTGGTGCTTTCCCTCCCATTCAAGACAGTCCTGAGCCATGGGCGGAACCCCTTTCCATCCCTCTGTACCTTGGCAGAGTGCCTCTACTTCATCAGCATGTATGGCAGCGTCTTCATGATCTGCTTCATCAGCCTGGACAGATTCTTGGCCATTCAGTACCCGTTCCTGGTCAAGCACTGCCGGTCCCCCAGGAAGATCTTTGGAATCTGCTGCACCATCTGGGTTCTGGTGTGGGCTGGCAGTATCCCCATCTACAACTTCCATGGGAAAGAGGGAAAGTCCACGTGCTTCCACAATATGTCCGATGGCACCTGGAGTGCCGGAGTCATTTTGCCTCTCCAGGTGTTTGGCTTCCTTCTTCCCTTGAGTGTCATGGGTTTCTGCTCCTCCAGGAGCATTTTCATTCTGGTCAGCCGTCGAAACCACACCCGGGACTGGGTCCAGGAGAGGGCCTGCATCTGGACCATCGCATCCAATCTGGCTGTCTTTGTGGCCTCTTTCCTTCCAGTCCACCTGGGTTTCTTCTTGCAGTTCTTGGTGAGGAACGGCTTTATTGAGGATTGTAGAGCTAAGCAGAACATCAGCTTGTTCTTGCAGCTGTCTATGTGTTTCTCTAACATTAACTGCTGcctggatgttttctgctactacTTTGTCATCAAAGAATTCCGCATGGGCCTCATGGCCTCCCAGCGTTCCAGAGGCTCCCTGGTTCCCCAGGATACCACGATTGACCATCAGGGACTCAGGGAAGAAAACCCTGATCAGAAGAAGGAAACCCCAATCCCGAATTCCAGTAGCAGATGTCCTGTGCCAGGATTTTGA